A stretch of Ipomoea triloba cultivar NCNSP0323 chromosome 11, ASM357664v1 DNA encodes these proteins:
- the LOC115996484 gene encoding uncharacterized protein LOC115996484 isoform X6 has product MGLTTSNPDFCLSYILSSRKKIIWDASFAAVVINFPWKNANSEVHKLVFEVGELSFVSKYDKGSFTVTSDFSDDFLDGYLLQDFYEHFKININNFQVNLLTSYSSAPLPLLEKFTGSIALALCIIPDEPILKRLEVDMEISSILVHISLPLYASLTELIIDFVPPDLTSVSSISNMVNNKSGGLAPSNCFWLSANANVESVAFLIDLETDAGNPCSLMLSFQELDIRFDKNNFAECWTSIKALDVKCYSSQIEEKDNVLCSSRSFSGESFGQYDIGTRTCHQIGNHSNKKIVGEQFFLLHYKACKCLEMIRHEYALWLTGLDIHCYPFIIGHLTGFFDKIIEYKAFTGVENTAGAYGEVSLSYSNFPCQGFGISGFCGSSSSKWSPLQQLPSVSVQNSCSLSNPESPLISATPEQWKYSYPRDCKIRSCAFNSNEKSNAQPTFLSNPSCPQINVATMYFVNLDIGGLRIHFHDSCSILGSVSLPNLRSEFSIGENNLDVLCFSKGLILSSPWWPQPIHDFLWGPLTPTCPPILNLCVRKETAKSILEMSFDIQHVSCVLPPEFLAVIIGYFLLPDWGASLNKPHIVENSDHTDILGNASVTYKFEILDSNLFVPVGLDGNQYLKLDIPQLCGSFIENVDLESALNNVPSECLVKADEVAHGNHCLNLSGRDLSLSLLSIKDMPECSGSTHIPRKMHITLISPLTVELWVRMPSQCEPPKVLASCPIFIMVMVSDCQLTAEGDSLIVGYEALVDGINQFSMIEKQSKAFKSNIYQFFEFKKLLVEDNASPPESSAANLMILRACIKSMSLRLCRTKGDSVAADVIAEANSQFTCTASFRNDELQCLKISFSTLSLFSLLNSVMLAECPSTSTISVLDLTYLISKENGSILLLSIPSVDFWLHTSDWGELVNLVQSFVQQQPVTHTLSTPPENLTFVLVDEIENEAIDTLRHSHRLPNFSSCSGSEYVKPSTVFPRVELEIVGTTVHIPVWVRKDAFDIFEGNQNDHLDDLRSMIYGNQHGFITVKLQKGTVKLAIDGKGMRLELCLDHTKGSVELRGEDKLHTLPLFQLFQVNLDAEISSYLVNGICGKLDIQCDSLDVWLSNHIFYFWCFVHFQNQAADTSQFIINCMDSKVHLRKLSLFLTNGKWSSTGPLMEFLIQNLLLHSSLNDKEIQVSVVGDIQAYYNNIDKVLWEPFIEPWGFQLCLSRIHDKTSLLSTEASTEIRLESTSQLKLNITESLVEVASRTTEVIRDAWNTAEIRTSSESLNLHSDRLNVNLDGRRHAPYVLQNLTSLPLMFYVYKGQQASSNFRVSLTKSGKLLQPGFSIPIDVEETPEKQHIHYNYAQTSDKLSDGQSAEAAHHYISIQLEGTSMPSGPISMDLVGLRYFEVDFSKSSSKSDAVTNEDASKIFKKIEGQVSTGSETGFVVPVVIDVSIQPYTKMVQLYSTVLLSNATSEPLEVRLDIPFSVSPKILDPIYPGQQCPLPLHLAEAGRMRWRPLGNAYLWSEAYNIQNILSHESRISILRSFVCYPSHPSSDPFRCCISVHDWCLPSVGLPRMGALRSNNDTLRPSSEIRNELSHDMIRSKKRYVHQLTLSSPLVLKNYLPEAVSITIENGGVTSSAILSEVENSFFHIDSSHDLTITFQLRGFNPSSMKFPRAETFCETAKFSGTRFSLWETIVFDSKSSSGPLCITFEKVMDAFSGAREICISVPFLLYNCTGLSLVVSNAVNGTKGHCCIVPSCYDLDKQDLVPSRKDGLSLLSPIIDSDIAPYDNSFPISSTNSYPILNSNDNRLSDNHSKSLHSSTVVHRYSHNHGLYTQKSSSSTFKNQSGSSSQSSLRSSDFLENESDVINCCMYSPDSSFSSDKIVVKVSRFLSACVTHNTPESWSNAFSLVPPTGSTSVVVPQPSKSSGYVMSVSAVAAPFSGRTKIITFQPRYVISNACNKDLCYRQKGTDVVFLLEAGQHSHIRWTDTTRELLVSIRFVEPGWQWSGCFLPEHLGDTQVKMRNFVSGAVNMIRVEVQSADFSIRDEKIVGSPRGNSGTNLILLSDDDTGFMPYRIDNFSKERLRVYQQKCEAFETMIYSYSSCPYAWDEPCYPHRLTVEVPGERVVGSYTLDDVKDYTPVCLSATSEKPERTLLVSVCSEGATKVLRIIDSSCHDLNDSKSPCLPQLKDKGKNARKLESVAHFKERIVVNIPFVGISLINSIPEELLFACARNITMNFGQSLDQQKFSLQIMSLQIDNQLPGTPYPVILSFDHNIGITSRDTRETAIGTQEPAFSVVVAKWRNKYLSLVSFEYIGLRVAELHLELDQEVILSLFDFIKSVSSRLQSRVLQHMNPTLHPIFSDLESDLSIHSCSLDFEPLNSNSKQHLASNTTLFHESSKNSLLPPIIPIGAPWQQIHLLARKQKKIYVEFLDMSLIKLTLSFSSSPWMLRNGVLTSGESLVHSGLMALADVEGAQIHLKHLILSHQLASWESIQEILIGHYSRQFLHEMYKVLGSAGVIGNPMGFARSVTLGIKDFLSAPLQSVFQSRAGLIKGMAQGTSSLLSNTVYAISDTATQFSKAAQKGIVAFTFDDHSIANMDRPQKGISSQSKGVINEFLEGLTGLLQSPIKGAEKHGLPGVVSGIALGVTGLVAKPTASVLDITGKTAQSIRNWSKRHHSGCHRFRVRLPRHLSREYPLRPYCWEEAIGTSVLQEVDDSLNLKDEVLVICNALKEDGKFVIITERLVLVVSSKSLENLGKPEFRGVPANLEWVIDMEIGMDSIIHADNDGEVVHIIGSRSDIVMRQNQQKRGWGTEGKRSWNNNPRAPLPLFQTDLLFTSKERATDFLHTLLSAIDQAKEQGRCHVHLLHQSSLR; this is encoded by the exons GTTTGATAAAAACAATTTTGCGGAATGCTGGACTTCCATAAAGGCACTTGATGTCAAATGTTATTCAAGTCAGATTGAAGAAAAGGACAATGTTTTGTGCTCATCCAGAAGTTTCTCGGGAGAATCTTTTGGCCAGTATGACATTGGCACCCGAACTTGTCATCAAATTGGCAATcatagtaataaaaaaattgttgggGAGCAGTTCTTTTTGTTGCATTACAAAGCTTGCAAGTGTTTAGAAATGATTCGGCATGAATATGCATTATGGCTAACTGGACTTGATATTCACTGCTACCCATTTATAATTGGACACTTGACTGgattttttgataaaataattgagTATAAAGCATTTACTGGAGTTGAAAATACTGCTGGAGCATATGGTGAAGTATCACTTTCATACTCCAATTTTCCATGCCAAGGATTTGGCATCTCAGGCTTCTGTGGTTCTAGTTCTTCAAAATGGTCTCCATTGCAGCAGTTACCTTCTGTATCAGTTCAAAATTCTTGCTCTCTTTCCAATCCTGAAAGTCCACTTATCTCAGCCACCCCTGAGCAGTGGAAATATTCTTATCCAAGAGATTGCAAGATCAGGAGTTGTGCATTTAACTCAAATGAGAAATCTAATGCACAGCCCACATTCTTGTCTAATCCTTCCTGCCCTCAAATTAATGTTGCCACGATGTACTTCGTTAATTTAGATATTGGTGGTCTCAGGATCCATTTTCATGATTCTTGTAGCATTCTTGGAAGTGTTTCTTTACCTAATCTGAGGTCAGAATTTTCCATTGGTGAAAACAATTTAGATGTGCTTTGCTTTTCTAAGGGACTGATTCTTTCTTCACCATGGTGGCCTCAGCCAATCCATGATTTTCTTTGGGGTCCCTTGACACCCACTTGTCCTCCAATTCTGAACTTATGTGTGAGGAAAGAAACTGCTAAATCAATCTTGGAAATGAGCTTTGATATCCAGCATGTGTCCTGTGTTCTTCCTCCTGAATTTCTGGCTGTCATAATAGGTTACTTTTTGTTACCTGATTGGGGCGCTAGCCTGAATAAACCACATATAGTTGAAAACTCTGATCATACTGACATATTAGGCAATGCATCTGTCACATATAAATTTGAGATATTAGACTCAAATTTGTTTGTACCTGTAGGATTAGATGGAAACCAATATCTAAAACTTGACATTCCTCAGTTGTGCGGTAGTTTCATTGAAAATGTAGATCTAGAGTCTGCCCTTAATAATGTTCCATCAGAATGTTTGGTCAAAGCTGATGAAGTTGCTCATGGAAACCATTGCTTAAACTTATCTGGGCGTGACTTGTCCCTATCATTATTGTCGATAAAAGACATGCCCGAGTGCTCAGGTTCCACTCACATTCCCAGGAAAATGCATATTACCTTGATTTCTCCTCTCACTGTTGAATTATGGGTGAGAATGCCTTCTCAGTGTGAGCCTCCTAAGGTGTTAGCCTCTTGTCCAATATTCATCATGGTTATGGTCAGTGATTGTCAGCTTACAGCTGAAG GTGATTCTCTAATTGTTGGATATGAAGCATTGGTGGACGGCATAAATCAGTTTTCCATGATTGAGAAACAATCCAAGGCATTCAAATCTAATATTTACCAGTTCTTTGAATTCAAGAAGTTACTAGTGGAAGATAATGCATCTCCACCTGAATCATCTGCGGCAAACTTAATGATACTCCGTGCATGTATAAAGTCAATGTCCTTAAGACTGTGCCGTACAAAAGGAGATTCTGTTGCTGCTGATGTCATTGCAGAGGCTAAttcacaatttacttgcactgcATCATTTAGAAATGATGAACTTCAATGCCTAAAGATTTCCTTCTCTACTCTATCATTATTTTCATTACTCAATTCAGTTATGCTTGCAGAATGCCCTTCTACTTCCACTATTTCTGTTCTGGACTTGACCTATTTAATATCAAAGGAGAACGGAAGTATACTTCTACTGTCCATTCCTTCAGTTGATTTTTGGCTGCATACATCTGATTGGGGCGAGTTGGTCAACTTAGTTCAGTCTTTTGTTCAACAACAGCCTGTAACTCATACTTTGAGCACCCCGCCAGAGAATCTCACTTTCGTTCTTGTGGATGAAATTGAAAATGAGGCAATTGATACTTTAAGACACTCTCATAGGCTTCCAAATTTTTCATCTTGCTCTGGTTCTGAATATGTGAAGCCTTCTACTGTATTCCCCAGAGTAGAGCTTGAAATTGTTGGCACAACAGTTCACATTCCTGTTTGGGTGAGAAAAGATGcatttgacatctttgaaggAAATCAGAATGATCATCTGGATGACTTACGAAGCATGATTTATGGAAATCAGCATGGCTTTATCACAGTTAAGTTGCAAAAGGGAACTGTCAAACTGGCTATTGATGGGAAAGGTATGAGGCTTGAACTCTGTCTGGATCATACAAAGGGGTCAGTGGAGCTCCGTGGGGAAGATAAATTACACACATTGCCTCTTTTTCAATTGTTTCAAGTCAATTTGGATGCTGAAATTTCTTCTTATCTGGTGAACGGGATCTGCGGGAAACTGGACATCCAATGTGATAGTCTGGATGTGTGGCTTTCGAATCATATATTTTACTTCTGGTGTTTTGTGCATTTTCAAAATCAGGCTGCTGACACTTCTCAATTCATTATCAATTGCATGGATTCAAAAGTCCACTTGAGGAAGCTGTCTCTTTTTTTGACTAATGGGAAG TGGAGTTCTACTGGACCTCTGATGGAGTTTTTGATCCAAAACTTACTCCTTCACTCAAGCTTAAATGACAAAGAAATTCAGGTGTCAGTTGTGGGTGATATACAAGCCTACTATAACAATATTGACAAG GTGTTGTGGGAACCATTTATAGAGCCCTGGGGTTTCCAGCTATGCTTAAGCAGAATACATGACAAGACTTCACTTCTAAGTACTGAAGCTTCTACTGAGATTCGTCTTGAATCTACTTCTCAGCTTAAGTTGAACATCACTGAATCCCTTGTTGAG GTTGCTTCTAGGACAACTGAGGTAATTAGAGATGCTTGGAACACAGCAGAGATTAGGACTAGTTCAGAAAGCCTAAACTTGCATAGTGATCGTTTAAATGTGAATTTGGATGGCAGAAGACATGCTCCATATGTActacagaatttgacttcctTGCCTCTAATGTTTTATGTCTATAAAGGGCAGCAAGCCAGCAGTAATTTTAGAGTATCACTTACAAAAAGTGGAAAGCTTTTGCAACCAGGTTTTTCTATTCCTATTGATGTGGAAGAAACTCCAGAAAAACAACATATACACTATAACTATGCTCAAACCTCAGATAAACTTAGTGATGGGCAATCAGCAGAGGCAGCTCATCATTATATCTCTATTCAACTTGAGGGAACATCAATGCCATCTGGTCCTATTTCAATGGATCTTGTAGGTCTGAGGTACTTTGAGGTGGATTTTTCAAAATCATCTAGTAAATCTGATGCTGTTACAAATGAAGATGCttcaaaaatattcaaaaagatTGAAGGGCAAGTTAGCACAGGTTCAGAAACTGGATTTGTTGTTCCCGTGGTTATTGATGTTTCCATTCAGCCTTATACTAAGATGGTGCAGTTGTACTCGACG GTGTTACTCTCAAATGCAACTTCAGAACCACTTGAAGTGCGGTTGGATATTCCATTTAGTGTATCTCCGAAG ATTCTGGATCCCATATATCCTGGTCAGCAATGTCCTCTTCCTCTTCATTTGGCTGAAGCAGGCCGCATGAGATGGCGTCCTCTTGGCAATGCTTACTTATGGAGTGAAgcatataatattcaaaatattcttTCACATGAGAGTAGAATCAGCATCTTGCGTTCCTTTGTTTGCTATCCATCTCATCCAAGCAGTGATCCATTCCGCTGTTGCATATCAGTTCATGATTGGTGCTTACCTTCAGTTGGGCTACCTAGGATGGGTGCATTACGGTCCAATAATGATACACTTAGACCTTCTTCTGAAATTCGTAATGAATTGTCACATGATATGATTAGATCCAAAAAGAGGTATGTCCACCAGTTGACTCTAAGCAGCCCACTAGTTTTGAAAAACTATCTTCCAGAGGCTGTATCGATCACAATAGAAAATGGAGGTGTTACAAGTTCTGCAATATTGTCAGAG GTGGAAAATTCCTTTTTTCACATTGATTCTTCACATGACTTGACAATTACTTTCCAATTGCGTGGATTTAACCCTTCATCTATGAAATTTCCACGTGCTGAAACATTTTGTGAGACAGCTAAGTTCAGTGGAACAAGATTTTCTCTGTGGGAAACCATCGTCTTTGATTCTAAATCAAGCTCCG GCCCTTTATGCATTACTTTTGAGAAGGTAATGGATGCATTCTCTGGGGCCCGTGAAATTTGCATTTCTGTTCCATTTCTACTATATAATTGCACGGGTTTATCACTTGTTGTATCCAATGCTGTCAATGGGACAAAGGGGCATTGTTGCATTGTTCCTTCATGTTACGATTTGGACAAGCAAGACCTGGTCCCAAGCAGGAAGGATGGTCTTAGCCTCCTATCACCTATTATTGATTCTGATATAGCTCCATATGACAATAGCTTCCCAATATCATCCACGAATAGTTACCCTATCTTGAATTCAAATGACAACAGATTATCTGATAATCATTCAAAGTCATTACATTCATCCACAGTTGTACATCGGTATTCACATAACCATGGTCTATATACTCAAAAGTCATCTTCTTCTACTTTCAAGAATCAGTCAGGGTCAAGTAGCCAATCCAGTTTGAggtcttctgatttccttgaaAATGAAAGTGACGTGATTAATTGCTGCATGTATTCTCCCGATTCAAGTTTCTCTTCTGATAAAATTGTAGTTAAGGTCAGTAGATTCCTGTCTGCTTGTGTTACACATAATACCCCTGAGTCTTGGTCAAATGCTTTTTCCCTTGTTCCCCCTACTGGTTCAACTTCTGTTGTTGTTCCACAACCATCCAAAAGTTCTGGGTACGTAATGTCTGTTAGTGCTGTTGCTGCACCATTTTCAGGAAGGACAAAGATTATTACTTTTCAACCCAG ATATGTGATCAGTAATGCCTGCAACAAGGACCTGTGCTACAGGCAAAAGGGAACTGATGTTGTTTTTCTATTGGAGGCTGGACAACATTCCCATATTCGATGGACAGATACAACAAG AGAATTACTAGTTTCTATCCGTTTTGTTGAACCTGGATGGCAATGGTCAGGATGCTTCTTGCCTGAACATTTAGGTGATACTCAGGTGAAAATGAGAAACTTTGTTTCTGGTGCTGTTAATATGATTCGCGTAGAAGTGCAGAGTGCTGATTTCTCCATTAGAGATGAAAAGATTGTTGGAAGCCCACGTGGAAACTCTGGGACAAACCTGATTCTTTTGTCAGATGATGACACAGGCTTTATGCCATACAGGATTGATAATTTCTCAAAGGAG AGACTACGCGTTTACCAACAAAAGTGTGAGGCTTTTGAAACAATGATTTACTCCTACAGTTCTTGTCCTTATGCATGGGATGAACCTTGTTACCCGCATCGTTTAACTGTTGAG GTTCCTGGTGAACGTGTCGTAGGATCATATACTCTTGATGATGTAAAGGACTACACACCTGTTTGTTTATCAGCAACTTCTGAG AAACCTGAAAGAACTCTGCTTGTTTCTGTCTGTTCTGAAGGAGCAACTAAG GTTCTTCGCATTATTGATTCAAGCTGCCATGATTTAAATGATTCAAAGAGCCCATGTCTTCCACAGTTGAAAGATAAAGGAAAGAATGCCAGGAAGCTTGAATCTGTTGCTCACTTCAAGGAGAGAATTGTGGTTAACATTCCTTTTGTTGGAATATCTTTAATAAATTCTATACCAGAG GAATTGCTTTTTGCTTGCGCAAGGAACATTACCATGAATTTTGGGCAGAGTCTAGATCAACAAAAGTTCTCCTTGCAAATTATGTCTTTGCAAATCGATAACCAGTTGCCTGGTACTCCTTACCCTGTCATTCTATCTTTTGACCATAATATTGGCATTACCAGTAGAGATACAAGAGAAACAGCTATTGGGACCCAGGAACCTGCATTCTCTGTAGTTGTAGCAAAGTGGAGGAACAAATATCTTTCACTGGTTTCATTTGAATATATAGGCTTAAG AGTGGCTGAACTTCATCTAGAACTTGATCAAGAAGTGATATTGAGTTTGTTTGATTTTATCAAGTCAGTATCTTCAAGGTTGCAGAGCAGAGTGTTGCAGCATATGAATCCAACCCTACATCCAATATTTTCTGATTTGGAATCAGATTTGTCTATCCATTCCTGCTCTCTAGACTTTGAACCTCTGAATTCAAATTCTAAGCAGCACCTTGCATCAAACACTACTTTATTTCATGAAAGCAGCAAGAACTCTTTGCTGCCTCCAATAATCCCTATTGGTGCCCCATGGCAGCAGATTCACCTTCTGGCCAGAAAGCAGAAGAAAATATATGTTGAATTTCTTGATATGTCCTTAATCAAACTTACTTTAAG TTTTTCTAGCAGTCCCTGGATGCTTCGAAATGGGGTCCTTACATCCGGTGAATCTCTAGTTCAT AGTGGTCTAATGGCACTTGCTGATGTGGAGGGAGCACAAATTCATCTCAAACATTTGATTCTATCACATCAGCTAGCTAGCTGGGAATCCATCCAAGAGATTCTCATTGGGCATTACAGTCGACAATTCCTTCATGAAATGTATAAG GTGCTTGGTTCAGCTGGAGTGATAGGTAATCCAATGGGGTTCGCAAGGAGTGTAACTCTTGGCATCAAAGATTTCTTATCAGCTCCTTTGCAAAGTGTTTTCCAG AGTCGTGCAGGACTTATTAAAGGCATGGCACAAGGCACCTCCAGTCTCTTGAGCAACACTGTCTATGCAATAAGTGATACAGCCACTCAATTTAGCAAGGCTGCACAGAAG GGCATTGTTGCATTTACATTTGATGACCACAGTATAGCAAATATGGATAGACCCCAGAAAGGAATATCCTCCCAGAGTAAAGGTGTAATAAATGAATTCCTGGAG GGACTAACTGGTCTACTACAATCACCTATAAAGGGGGCTGAAAAACATGGACTTCCAGGAGTAGTCTCAG GTATAGCCCTTGGTGTGACGGGACTCGTGGCAAAACCTACTGCTAGTGTCCTTGATATCACTGGTAAAACAGCACAGAGCATTAGAAATTGGAGCAAGCGGCATCACAGTGGATGCCACCGCTTTAGGGTTCGTTTGCCAAGGCATTTAAGCAGGGAATACCCCCTGAGGCCATACTGTTGGGAGGAAGCAATTGGAACATCTGTACTCCAGGAGGTTGATGATAGTTTAAATCTCAAGGATGAGGTCCTAGTCATCTGTAATGCACTCAAAGAGGATGGGAAATTTGTTATCATCACTGAGAGACTCGTCTTAGTTGTAAGTAGCAAAAGTTTGGAAAATTTGGGTAAGCCCGAGTTTCGTGGAGTTCCTGCTAACCTGGAATGGGTGATAGACATGGAGATTGGAATGGATAGCATCATCCATGCTGATAATGATGGAGAGGTGGTGCATATCATAGGAAGTAGGTCAGATATAGTAATGAGGCAGAATCAGCAGAAAAGAGGTTGGGGAACAGAAGGCAAGCGAAGCTGGAACAATAATCCTCGTGCTCCTCTTCCATTATTCCAAACTGACTTGCTGTTTACATCAAAAGAAAGGGCAACGGACTTTCTACACACACTTTTGTCTGCAATTGACCAGGCTAAAGAGCAAGGCCGGTGCCATGTGCATCTTTTGCACCAAAGTAGCCTAAGGTag